In Kitasatospora viridis, one DNA window encodes the following:
- a CDS encoding maleylpyruvate isomerase family mycothiol-dependent enzyme: MTTAQTPERVPDRVPERLLAANTATAEAIGRLLREGADPRARIPGARWSVGEAAAHLAMANRLMAQIAAGADRPYGDGTPGGLAAANEESLLAYPERDPAVLAEVIEEQAAAFAAAVAGRDAAEPVTTPMGPMDLGTFGSYLLVHQLGHGYDLARALRRPHMVDRERVELSVPFLLTAIPRVVDPRTTAGLRARFTIVLRGGGPRFGVTLADGVARVSERPLPRPDCGIHCEPVAFLLLALGRMTPAQAMLRGRTLAWGRRPWLAPSFPRFFRAP, translated from the coding sequence ATGACCACAGCACAGACCCCCGAGCGGGTGCCCGACCGGGTGCCCGAGCGCCTGCTCGCCGCGAACACCGCCACCGCCGAAGCGATCGGCCGGCTGCTGCGCGAGGGCGCCGACCCGCGGGCGCGGATCCCGGGAGCACGGTGGTCAGTGGGCGAGGCGGCGGCCCACCTGGCGATGGCCAACCGGCTGATGGCGCAGATCGCGGCGGGCGCGGACCGCCCGTACGGGGACGGCACCCCGGGCGGGCTGGCGGCGGCCAACGAGGAGTCGCTGCTGGCCTACCCGGAGCGCGACCCGGCGGTGCTGGCGGAGGTGATCGAGGAGCAGGCGGCGGCGTTCGCGGCGGCGGTGGCCGGGCGCGACGCGGCCGAGCCGGTGACCACGCCGATGGGCCCGATGGACCTGGGCACCTTCGGCTCCTACCTGCTGGTGCACCAGCTGGGCCACGGCTACGACCTGGCCCGGGCACTGCGCCGGCCGCACATGGTGGACCGGGAGCGGGTCGAGCTGTCGGTGCCGTTCCTGCTCACGGCGATCCCCCGAGTGGTGGATCCGCGCACCACGGCCGGGCTGCGGGCGCGGTTCACCATCGTGCTGCGCGGCGGCGGGCCGCGCTTCGGGGTGACGCTGGCGGACGGGGTGGCCCGGGTGAGCGAGCGGCCGCTGCCGCGCCCGGACTGCGGGATCCACTGCGAGCCGGTGGCGTTCCTGCTGCTCGCGCTGGGCCGGATGACGCCGGCTCAGGCGATGCTGCGCGGGCGGACCTTGGCCTGGGGCCGCCGGCCGTGGCTCGCGCCGTCCTTCCCGCGGTTCTTCCGGGCCCCCTGA
- a CDS encoding MerR family transcriptional regulator, which produces MRIGELGRRTGVSERSLRYYEQQGLLFADRTLGGHRDYPEGAVDRVVLIQELFAAGLHSKRIAELLPCMRDSDGGPNERTTPRLVESLESERSRLDAQIADLLRSREVLDEVIVTASGAPRLTAVDGEAASTG; this is translated from the coding sequence ATGCGGATCGGTGAACTCGGGCGGCGCACCGGCGTCAGCGAGCGCTCGCTGCGCTACTACGAGCAGCAGGGGCTGCTCTTCGCGGACCGCACGCTGGGCGGCCACCGGGACTACCCGGAGGGCGCGGTGGACCGGGTCGTGCTGATCCAGGAGCTCTTCGCGGCCGGCCTGCACAGCAAGCGGATCGCCGAACTGCTGCCCTGCATGCGCGACTCCGACGGTGGCCCGAACGAGCGCACCACCCCGCGTCTGGTCGAGAGCCTGGAGAGCGAACGCTCCCGGCTGGACGCGCAGATCGCCGACCTGCTGCGCTCCCGCGAGGTGCTCGACGAGGTGATCGTCACCGCCTCCGGCGCGCCCCGGCTGACCGCCGTCGACGGCGAGGCGGCCTCGACGGGCTGA
- a CDS encoding alkene reductase, whose translation MTTNSPSSALFQPADLGGLRLPNRLVMAPMSRTRAAADGTPTPLMAAYYAQRASAGLIVAEAATPNPVGQTYAHIPGIHRPEHLAGWRTVTEAVRQAGGRMFLQLQHGGRIGHPENSGLLPVAPSPVALPDTVHTASGHRPAVVPLELTVDQIDATVADFARAARDAVAAGFAGVEVHAANGYLLHQFLAPSSNRRTDGYGGPVANRIRFVREVVRAVVAAVGPQRVGVRVSPGFSGNGIDEGDTAELYRALVPALAEEGPAYLHVVFADPDSPVFRQLRADWPGTLIANPDLGWGAPLPADGGRAAAERLLAAGAELISFGRGFLANPDLVERLRTGAPLNEPRGHQMYSGGAEGYTDYPTLAQTRPLAELS comes from the coding sequence ATGACCACGAACTCTCCTTCCAGCGCCCTGTTCCAGCCCGCCGACCTGGGCGGCCTGCGGCTGCCGAACCGTCTGGTGATGGCTCCGATGTCCCGCACCCGGGCAGCCGCCGACGGCACCCCGACCCCGCTGATGGCGGCCTACTACGCGCAGCGCGCCTCGGCCGGCCTGATCGTCGCCGAGGCCGCCACGCCGAACCCGGTCGGCCAGACCTACGCCCACATCCCCGGCATCCACCGCCCGGAGCACCTGGCCGGCTGGCGCACCGTCACCGAGGCGGTGCGGCAGGCGGGTGGGCGGATGTTCCTGCAGTTGCAGCACGGCGGCCGGATCGGCCACCCGGAGAACAGCGGGCTGCTCCCGGTGGCGCCCTCGCCGGTCGCGCTGCCGGACACCGTGCACACCGCCTCGGGGCACCGGCCGGCCGTGGTGCCACTGGAGCTGACTGTCGATCAGATCGACGCCACGGTGGCGGACTTCGCGCGGGCCGCCCGCGACGCGGTGGCGGCCGGGTTCGCCGGGGTGGAGGTGCACGCGGCCAACGGCTACCTGCTGCACCAGTTCCTGGCGCCGAGCAGCAACCGGCGCACCGACGGGTACGGCGGCCCGGTGGCCAACCGGATCCGCTTCGTGCGGGAGGTGGTGCGCGCGGTGGTGGCGGCCGTCGGTCCGCAGCGGGTGGGGGTGCGGGTGTCGCCCGGCTTCTCCGGCAACGGGATCGACGAGGGCGACACGGCCGAGCTCTACCGCGCCCTGGTGCCCGCGCTGGCCGAGGAGGGCCCGGCCTACCTGCACGTGGTCTTCGCCGACCCGGACTCGCCGGTCTTCCGGCAGCTGCGGGCGGACTGGCCGGGCACCCTGATCGCCAATCCGGACCTCGGCTGGGGCGCGCCACTGCCGGCGGACGGCGGCCGGGCGGCGGCGGAGCGGCTGCTGGCGGCGGGGGCCGAGCTGATCTCCTTCGGCCGGGGCTTCCTGGCCAACCCGGACCTGGTGGAGCGGCTGCGCACCGGCGCGCCGCTGAACGAGCCGCGCGGGCACCAGATGTACTCGGGTGGTGCGGAGGGGTACACCGACTACCCGACGCTGGCGCAGACCCGCCCCCTCGCCGAACTATCTTGA
- a CDS encoding trans-aconitate 2-methyltransferase yields MPTTPSWDPQQYLRFADQRTRPLRELLARVPEPQPHPAGSPARILDLGCGPGNSTAVLRERWPGARITGIDSSPEMLDTARTEGEPSADYLLADLREHDPAPARPDLIAANALLQWLPGHLDLLPRWIAALRPGGTLAFQVPGNFEAPSHTLLAELCRSPRWRDALGDLARTADVHRPEEYLAALAATGCTVDVWETTYSMLLTGPDPVLAWTKGTALRPALTRLPTPADREAFTAEYAALLREAYPAAPYGTVFPFRRIFAVATRT; encoded by the coding sequence GTGCCCACCACCCCCTCCTGGGACCCCCAGCAGTACCTGCGCTTCGCCGACCAGCGCACCCGCCCGCTGCGCGAGCTGCTCGCCCGGGTACCCGAGCCGCAGCCCCACCCCGCCGGCAGCCCGGCCCGGATCCTCGACCTGGGGTGCGGGCCGGGCAACTCCACCGCCGTGCTGCGCGAGCGCTGGCCCGGGGCCCGGATCACCGGCATCGACTCCTCCCCCGAGATGCTCGACACCGCCCGCACCGAGGGCGAGCCGAGCGCCGACTACCTGCTCGCCGACCTGCGCGAGCACGACCCGGCGCCGGCCCGCCCCGACCTGATCGCCGCCAACGCCCTGCTCCAGTGGCTGCCCGGCCACCTCGACCTGCTGCCGCGCTGGATCGCCGCACTGCGCCCCGGCGGCACGCTCGCCTTCCAGGTGCCCGGCAACTTCGAGGCACCCAGCCACACCCTGCTCGCCGAGCTCTGCCGCAGCCCGCGCTGGCGGGACGCGCTCGGCGACCTGGCCCGCACCGCCGACGTCCACCGCCCGGAGGAGTACCTGGCCGCACTGGCCGCCACCGGCTGCACCGTCGACGTCTGGGAGACCACCTACAGCATGCTGCTCACCGGCCCCGACCCGGTGCTCGCCTGGACCAAGGGCACCGCCCTGCGCCCCGCCCTCACCCGCCTGCCCACCCCGGCCGACCGGGAGGCGTTCACCGCCGAGTACGCGGCGCTGCTGCGCGAGGCCTACCCGGCCGCGCCGTACGGGACGGTCTTCCCGTTCCGCCGGATCTTCGCGGTGGCGACCCGGACCTGA
- a CDS encoding pirin family protein: MASVLDVRRAEDRFHTRNQWLDSHHSFSFSRHWDSANTHFGLLLVSNDDVVAPGTGFDTHPHRDMEIITWVLDGALVHQDSEGHNGIIYPGLAQRMSAGSGILHSEKNDSWTIDGSPEHRDPVHFLQMWTIPDAAGIQPGYEQLDINGELDRGGWTTLASGMAKHAGNRAIGIRQKHAALHVTRIRAGETLELATAPFVHLFVARGGVELEGAGALGTGDAVRINGAEGQRVTGGPEGAELLQWEMTAAAVVQ; encoded by the coding sequence ATGGCTTCCGTACTGGACGTCCGCCGCGCCGAGGATCGCTTCCACACCCGCAACCAGTGGCTGGACTCGCACCACTCGTTCTCCTTCTCGCGGCACTGGGACTCCGCCAACACGCACTTCGGCCTGCTGCTGGTCTCCAACGACGACGTCGTCGCCCCCGGCACCGGCTTCGACACCCACCCGCACCGCGACATGGAGATCATCACCTGGGTGCTGGACGGCGCCCTGGTGCACCAGGACTCCGAGGGCCACAACGGGATCATCTACCCGGGCCTGGCCCAGCGGATGAGCGCGGGCAGCGGCATCCTGCACAGCGAGAAGAACGACTCCTGGACCATCGACGGCTCCCCGGAGCACCGCGACCCGGTGCACTTCCTGCAGATGTGGACCATTCCGGACGCGGCCGGCATCCAGCCCGGCTACGAGCAGCTCGACATCAACGGCGAGCTGGACCGGGGCGGTTGGACGACGCTGGCCTCCGGCATGGCCAAGCACGCGGGCAACCGGGCCATCGGCATCCGGCAGAAGCACGCCGCACTGCACGTCACCCGGATCCGGGCGGGCGAGACGCTGGAGCTGGCCACCGCGCCGTTCGTCCACCTGTTCGTCGCCCGCGGCGGCGTGGAGCTGGAGGGCGCCGGCGCGCTCGGCACCGGCGATGCCGTCCGGATCAACGGCGCCGAAGGGCAGCGCGTCACCGGCGGGCCGGAGGGCGCGGAGCTGCTGCAGTGGGAGATGACGGCCGCCGCCGTCGTGCAGTGA
- a CDS encoding TMEM175 family protein, translated as MSSQPSRFRRADTGRVEAFSDGVFAIAITILVLDLHPPAHPPGGLGHALLEQWPAYVGYLTSFAYIGVIWLNHHQAFTRLRSTDAGLHAANLSLLFTTAALPFPTAVVSTAFQHSLSDSDARTAVLLYACVAAAMCLSWYLLFRHLERTPALHVASMEPSFPRHGMVRSAAGVVGYLAAGLVGWAVQPVIAAVVFLLLPAFYGLTTEGLIGRRPVGS; from the coding sequence ATGTCCAGTCAGCCATCCCGGTTCCGCCGTGCCGACACCGGCCGGGTGGAGGCGTTCAGCGACGGCGTCTTCGCCATCGCGATCACCATCCTGGTGCTGGACCTGCACCCGCCCGCGCACCCGCCGGGCGGGCTCGGCCACGCGCTGCTGGAGCAGTGGCCGGCCTACGTCGGCTACCTCACGTCCTTCGCCTACATCGGCGTGATCTGGCTCAACCACCACCAGGCCTTCACCCGGCTGCGCTCCACCGACGCCGGGCTGCACGCCGCCAACCTGTCCCTGCTCTTCACCACGGCCGCACTGCCCTTCCCGACGGCCGTGGTCTCCACCGCCTTCCAGCACTCGCTCTCCGACTCCGACGCCCGCACCGCCGTGCTGCTGTACGCGTGCGTGGCGGCGGCGATGTGCCTCAGCTGGTACCTCCTCTTCCGCCACCTGGAGCGCACGCCGGCCCTGCACGTCGCGTCGATGGAACCGTCCTTCCCCCGGCACGGGATGGTGCGCTCGGCGGCCGGCGTGGTCGGCTACCTGGCGGCCGGGCTGGTGGGGTGGGCGGTGCAGCCGGTGATCGCCGCGGTGGTCTTCCTGCTGCTGCCGGCCTTCTACGGGCTCACCACCGAGGGGCTGATCGGCCGACGGCCCGTCGGCTCCTGA
- a CDS encoding NADPH-dependent F420 reductase: protein MKIAVLGTGEVGRTLATRLAGLGHQVTIGSRTADNAQAAEWAAANGGAHGTFATAAAGAELVLNATAGEHALAALTAAGAQNLDGKTVIDVSNWLDFSAGFPPKVVVPDEGSLVEHLQAAFPGARFVKTLNTVNIKVMVSPQEVPGRHAIFVSADDAGAKAQAVELLRSFGWTDEQITDLGGLATARGTETYLNLWLLLYGKIGHGSFNISLVEGAVQGSAEAAVESATESTVEA, encoded by the coding sequence ATGAAGATCGCCGTACTGGGCACGGGCGAGGTCGGCCGGACCCTCGCCACCCGGCTGGCGGGCCTGGGCCACCAGGTCACGATCGGCTCGCGGACCGCCGACAACGCGCAGGCGGCCGAGTGGGCGGCCGCCAACGGCGGGGCCCACGGCACCTTCGCGACGGCGGCGGCCGGGGCCGAGCTGGTGCTGAACGCGACCGCCGGGGAGCACGCGCTGGCGGCCCTGACCGCGGCCGGCGCGCAGAACCTGGACGGGAAGACCGTCATCGACGTGTCCAACTGGCTGGACTTCTCGGCCGGCTTCCCGCCGAAGGTCGTCGTCCCCGACGAGGGCAGCCTGGTGGAGCACCTGCAGGCCGCCTTCCCCGGCGCGCGGTTCGTGAAGACCCTCAACACCGTCAACATCAAGGTGATGGTCAGTCCGCAGGAGGTGCCGGGCCGGCACGCCATCTTCGTCAGCGCCGACGACGCGGGGGCCAAGGCGCAGGCGGTCGAGCTGCTGCGCTCCTTCGGCTGGACCGACGAGCAGATCACCGACCTCGGCGGCCTGGCCACCGCGCGCGGCACCGAGACGTACCTGAACCTGTGGCTGCTGCTCTACGGCAAGATCGGCCACGGCAGCTTCAACATCTCCCTCGTCGAGGGCGCTGTCCAGGGCAGCGCCGAAGCCGCTGTCGAGAGCGCTACCGAGAGCACTGTCGAGGCCTGA
- a CDS encoding adenylate kinase encodes MERVLVTGVSGAGKTTLATRLAARLDLPRYELDALHHGPNWTPRPEFRAEVSAFAATGRWVTEDQYTGLLEQVLIARADTYVWLDLPRRTVMQRVVRRSLHRALTRRELWNGNREGFRDWLDPEHPIRWAWARHATHRERTLRRIAANPQLTVVRLTSPRAVRAWLRGLPG; translated from the coding sequence ATGGAACGGGTCCTGGTGACCGGCGTCTCCGGGGCCGGCAAGACCACGCTGGCCACCCGGCTGGCGGCCCGGCTCGACCTGCCCAGGTACGAGCTGGACGCGCTGCACCACGGCCCGAACTGGACGCCCCGGCCCGAGTTCCGGGCCGAGGTGTCCGCCTTCGCGGCCACCGGGCGGTGGGTGACGGAGGACCAGTACACCGGCCTGCTGGAGCAGGTGCTGATCGCCCGGGCGGACACCTACGTCTGGCTGGACCTGCCCCGGCGCACCGTCATGCAGCGCGTGGTGCGGCGCTCGCTGCACCGGGCGCTGACCCGGCGCGAGCTGTGGAACGGCAACCGGGAGGGGTTCCGGGACTGGCTGGACCCGGAGCACCCGATCCGCTGGGCCTGGGCGCGGCACGCCACGCACCGCGAGCGCACCCTGCGCCGGATCGCGGCCAACCCCCAGCTGACCGTGGTGCGGCTGACCTCGCCGCGCGCGGTCCGGGCCTGGCTGCGCGGGCTGCCGGGCTGA
- a CDS encoding DUF6232 family protein codes for MHDAGRDGPAPWTTAPAAPGAPAAPTNAVALTISKRLLFIASAAYPLHNIARVFTFVLRPRRWEAFLRFLKRAGATVVAMVLLLQLEKLQATNGDGSQTTDPWVGLTWVVGLLTLVGYAIALLAVLAAPTHYVLAVETCSSSSALITTPDPEELRRIGGAIAHAIENPEAELHLMVQSLSFKPEHYYFGDTVNMYGGASNVGIKS; via the coding sequence ATGCACGATGCCGGCCGGGACGGCCCGGCTCCCTGGACGACCGCGCCTGCCGCACCCGGCGCACCTGCCGCACCAACCAATGCCGTCGCACTGACCATCAGCAAGCGCCTGCTCTTCATCGCCAGCGCCGCCTACCCGCTGCACAACATCGCCCGGGTGTTCACCTTCGTGCTGCGGCCGCGCCGCTGGGAGGCGTTCCTCAGGTTCCTCAAGCGGGCCGGCGCCACCGTGGTCGCGATGGTGCTCCTGCTCCAGTTGGAGAAGCTCCAGGCGACCAACGGCGACGGCAGCCAGACCACCGATCCCTGGGTGGGCCTCACCTGGGTGGTCGGCCTGCTGACCCTGGTCGGGTACGCGATCGCGCTGCTCGCGGTGCTCGCGGCGCCGACCCACTACGTGTTGGCGGTGGAGACCTGCTCCTCCTCGTCCGCGCTGATCACCACCCCGGACCCGGAGGAGCTGCGCCGGATCGGCGGCGCCATCGCGCACGCGATCGAGAATCCGGAGGCCGAGCTGCACCTGATGGTGCAGAGCCTCAGCTTCAAGCCCGAGCACTACTACTTCGGCGACACCGTCAACATGTACGGGGGCGCGAGCAACGTGGGGATCAAGTCATGA
- a CDS encoding esterase/lipase family protein, which translates to MPRSRPLRRLRRRVLLPAAAALALTVALAAPGRAATRLPGLSTFPTALLASALDPDAPPPGADDWGCRPSPAHPRPVVLVHGTFENAFDNWNALSPELAEAGYCVFAIDYGEQTPHALLKGEADIADSARQLAVFVDRVRRTTGAAQVDLVGHSQGGGVLPRQYLKFDDGAASGDQAENKVHSLIGINPSNHGTALAGLFTLAREVGLGVVTDQVLGPAGEQQAIGSALNTRLDRGGDTVPGVQYTVIASRADEVILPYTQSFLTAGPGATVRNLTLQDLCPTDLSDHLGSPYDPLVAHLVLNALDPAHATPPPCLPALPVLG; encoded by the coding sequence TTGCCCCGCTCCCGTCCGCTCCGCCGGCTCCGTCGCCGGGTGCTGCTCCCCGCCGCCGCCGCGCTCGCGCTCACCGTGGCGCTCGCCGCGCCCGGCCGGGCGGCCACCCGCCTGCCCGGCCTGAGCACCTTCCCCACCGCGCTGCTCGCCTCCGCGCTCGACCCGGACGCGCCGCCGCCGGGGGCCGACGACTGGGGCTGCCGGCCCAGCCCCGCGCACCCCCGCCCGGTGGTGCTGGTCCACGGCACCTTCGAGAACGCCTTCGACAACTGGAACGCGCTCTCCCCGGAGCTGGCCGAGGCCGGGTACTGCGTCTTCGCCATCGACTACGGCGAGCAGACCCCGCACGCGCTGCTCAAGGGCGAGGCCGACATCGCCGACTCGGCGCGGCAGCTGGCCGTCTTCGTCGACCGGGTCCGGCGGACCACCGGCGCCGCGCAGGTGGACCTGGTGGGCCATTCACAGGGCGGCGGGGTGTTGCCCCGGCAGTACCTGAAGTTCGACGATGGCGCGGCGTCAGGCGATCAGGCCGAAAACAAGGTTCACAGCCTGATCGGCATCAACCCGAGCAATCACGGGACCGCGCTGGCCGGGCTGTTCACACTGGCCCGCGAGGTCGGCCTCGGCGTCGTCACCGACCAGGTGCTCGGCCCCGCCGGCGAGCAGCAGGCGATCGGCTCGGCGCTCAACACCCGCCTCGACCGGGGCGGTGACACCGTGCCAGGTGTTCAGTACACGGTGATCGCCAGCCGGGCCGACGAGGTGATCCTCCCGTACACCCAGAGCTTCCTGACCGCCGGCCCGGGCGCCACCGTGCGCAACCTGACCCTCCAGGACCTCTGCCCGACCGACCTCTCCGACCACCTCGGCTCGCCCTACGACCCGCTGGTGGCCCACCTGGTGCTGAACGCCCTCGACCCGGCGCACGCCACCCCGCCACCCTGCCTCCCGGCCCTGCCGGTGCTCGGCTGA
- a CDS encoding NAD(P)/FAD-dependent oxidoreductase, with the protein MSGTATAGTARPAAPSAARYDVVVAGGGPAGSAAALALAARGRTVLLVHGTVGPAQVGEALPAAARVLLGDLGVADTVPGDSHLPALANRSVWGSPLVHSVDSILDPHGAGWHLDRALFDRQLREAVVRRGGEVVTGTVREARRLGCWELTVGQGDLRSVRVNCRWLVDATGRRAGLATRYGARRRVHDRLVALHLEVEAPEPDGDGGTLVEAAPDGWWYSALLPGRRLLLAFFTDADLPAARTTGFHQQLAATGPTLARLAGHRPPAEAAPTRAPAHGARLDPVHGDGWIAAGDAALAFDPLSSQGILTALHTGQAAGLAVHEHLGGDAEALRRYATALGAASTAHQRNRATYYGLEQRWPDHLFWARRHGLHARPADLLAARG; encoded by the coding sequence GTGAGCGGCACCGCGACCGCCGGCACCGCCCGCCCCGCCGCCCCGTCGGCCGCCCGCTACGACGTGGTCGTCGCGGGCGGCGGCCCGGCCGGCTCGGCCGCCGCGCTCGCGCTGGCCGCCCGGGGGCGCACGGTGCTGCTGGTGCACGGGACGGTCGGGCCGGCCCAGGTCGGCGAGGCACTGCCCGCGGCGGCCCGGGTGCTGCTCGGCGACCTGGGCGTGGCCGACACCGTGCCCGGTGACTCGCACCTGCCCGCGCTCGCCAACCGCTCGGTCTGGGGCTCGCCGCTGGTGCACTCGGTGGACAGCATCCTCGACCCGCACGGGGCCGGGTGGCACCTGGACCGGGCGCTCTTCGACCGGCAGCTGCGCGAGGCGGTGGTCCGCCGGGGCGGGGAGGTGGTGACGGGCACCGTGCGGGAGGCCCGGCGGCTCGGCTGCTGGGAGCTGACGGTCGGTCAGGGCGACCTGCGGTCGGTACGGGTGAACTGCCGCTGGCTGGTGGACGCCACCGGCCGCCGGGCCGGGCTCGCCACCCGCTACGGTGCGCGGCGCCGGGTGCACGACCGGCTGGTCGCCCTGCACCTGGAGGTCGAGGCGCCCGAACCGGACGGCGACGGCGGCACGCTGGTCGAGGCCGCGCCCGACGGCTGGTGGTACAGCGCGCTGCTGCCGGGCCGGCGCCTGCTGCTCGCCTTCTTCACCGACGCGGACCTGCCCGCCGCCCGCACCACCGGCTTCCACCAGCAGCTCGCCGCCACCGGCCCCACGCTCGCCCGGCTGGCCGGGCACCGGCCCCCGGCCGAGGCCGCGCCCACCCGTGCCCCCGCGCACGGCGCGCGGCTGGACCCGGTGCACGGCGACGGCTGGATCGCCGCCGGCGACGCGGCCCTCGCCTTCGACCCGCTCTCCTCCCAGGGCATCCTGACCGCCCTGCACACGGGGCAGGCGGCCGGCCTCGCGGTGCACGAGCACCTGGGCGGCGACGCCGAGGCGCTGCGGCGCTACGCCACCGCGCTGGGCGCCGCGAGCACCGCCCACCAGCGCAACCGGGCCACCTACTACGGCCTCGAACAGCGCTGGCCGGACCACCTGTTCTGGGCCCGCCGGCACGGGCTGCACGCCCGGCCGGCCGACCTGCTGGCGGCGCGCGGGTAG
- a CDS encoding LodA/GoxA family CTQ-dependent oxidase, translating to MSDEIAYARIHPAIGIARVGNSTRPDGWFYGPEVPEPPAEAPGFYKDEQGAVKRQAARFRIYGYDADGRAVRELTPGDPDTAIEWQVHLANTKAAWYEFRLPNDIPDMKDVQVPQRNAKITDRASLIIDPGPKSINATDRTPVEFTGGSFLGTPVPLGAMHTDQDGHLVVLGGAGTSRNPHGDNLVSFGNNDGWCDDTADGPVTATVSIGSRRLTVEPAWVVVAPPNYAPDVKTIRTLHDELVDVFVQAGTLQAPKRVSFARDVEPILRRFCELQWVNKGFATAFGFGGPQHFLDPAALARLGSTADRDRELRRQVYTSLRDHARDGLSPVPWPWFYGDGMSSRPSSPLQYLALSPTQDGLLLAWMNGDFDPDGDAAGTPLRLADAPVADQPDLLDRAALDFCLADAFHPGCEVTWPVRHTSMYRSPLRLKHRADGTPGREYGPTLGQAQVLAADGPLQEQGPGDLTRWMAVPWQTDTVSCRSGYESAAGLGPRYDPYLPTFWPARVPNHVLTERDYRTVNKETGRPTEDERADAFANRASWLRGLHGSPTDQLAQGVAEWYKFGIVEVRPYTVGDGRYPDRLQVESVPGFPLEGVPDSANLVAIHVDAATAAQDSAVAAAAGDVLALTGLAPHEVTVGYFDKLDPLGLER from the coding sequence TTGAGCGACGAGATCGCCTACGCCCGGATCCATCCCGCGATCGGCATCGCCCGGGTCGGGAACAGCACCCGGCCGGACGGCTGGTTCTACGGCCCCGAAGTGCCCGAGCCGCCCGCCGAGGCCCCCGGCTTCTACAAGGACGAGCAGGGCGCGGTGAAGCGCCAGGCGGCCCGGTTCCGGATCTACGGCTACGACGCCGACGGCCGCGCCGTCCGCGAGCTGACGCCCGGCGACCCGGACACCGCGATCGAGTGGCAGGTGCACCTGGCCAACACCAAGGCGGCCTGGTACGAGTTCCGACTGCCCAATGACATCCCGGACATGAAGGACGTCCAGGTCCCGCAGCGCAACGCCAAGATCACCGACCGCGCCAGTCTGATCATCGACCCGGGGCCCAAGAGCATCAACGCCACCGACCGCACCCCGGTCGAGTTCACCGGCGGCAGCTTCCTCGGCACCCCCGTCCCGCTCGGCGCGATGCACACCGACCAGGACGGCCACCTGGTGGTGCTCGGCGGCGCCGGCACCTCCCGCAACCCGCACGGCGACAACCTGGTCTCCTTCGGCAACAACGACGGCTGGTGCGACGACACCGCCGACGGCCCGGTCACCGCCACCGTCTCGATCGGCAGCCGGCGGCTGACCGTGGAACCCGCCTGGGTGGTGGTCGCCCCGCCCAACTACGCGCCCGACGTCAAGACCATCCGCACCCTGCACGACGAACTGGTCGACGTCTTCGTCCAGGCCGGCACCCTGCAAGCACCCAAGCGGGTCTCCTTCGCCCGCGACGTCGAACCGATCCTGCGCCGGTTCTGCGAACTCCAGTGGGTCAACAAGGGCTTCGCGACCGCCTTCGGCTTCGGCGGCCCGCAGCACTTCCTCGACCCCGCCGCGCTGGCCCGGCTCGGCAGCACCGCCGACCGTGACCGGGAACTGCGCCGCCAGGTCTACACCTCGCTGCGCGACCACGCGCGCGACGGCCTCTCCCCGGTGCCCTGGCCCTGGTTCTACGGCGACGGCATGTCCAGCCGGCCCAGCTCCCCGCTGCAGTACCTGGCCCTCTCGCCGACCCAGGACGGCCTGCTGCTCGCCTGGATGAACGGCGACTTCGACCCCGACGGGGACGCCGCGGGCACCCCGCTGCGGCTGGCCGACGCACCGGTCGCCGACCAGCCGGACCTGCTCGACCGGGCGGCCCTCGACTTCTGCCTGGCCGACGCCTTCCACCCCGGCTGCGAGGTCACCTGGCCGGTCCGGCACACCAGCATGTACCGCTCGCCGCTGCGGCTGAAGCACCGGGCCGACGGCACGCCCGGGCGCGAGTACGGACCCACCCTCGGCCAGGCCCAGGTGCTCGCCGCCGACGGCCCGCTGCAGGAACAGGGGCCGGGCGACCTGACCCGCTGGATGGCCGTGCCCTGGCAGACCGACACCGTCAGCTGCCGCTCCGGCTACGAGTCGGCCGCCGGCCTCGGCCCGCGCTACGACCCCTACCTGCCCACCTTCTGGCCGGCCCGGGTGCCCAACCACGTGCTGACCGAGCGCGACTACCGGACCGTCAACAAGGAGACCGGCCGGCCCACCGAGGACGAGCGGGCGGACGCCTTCGCCAACCGCGCCTCCTGGCTGCGCGGCCTGCACGGCTCGCCCACCGACCAGCTCGCCCAAGGCGTGGCCGAGTGGTACAAGTTCGGCATCGTCGAGGTCCGGCCCTACACCGTGGGCGACGGGCGCTACCCCGACCGGCTGCAGGTCGAGTCCGTCCCCGGCTTCCCGCTGGAGGGCGTCCCGGACAGCGCCAACCTCGTCGCCATCCACGTGGACGCCGCCACGGCGGCCCAGGACTCCGCGGTGGCGGCCGCCGCCGGGGACGTCCTCGCGCTCACTGGCCTGGCACCCCACGAAGTCACCGTCGGGTACTTCGACAAGCTCGACCCGCTCGGCCTGGAACGGTGA